A region of Thermobifida halotolerans DNA encodes the following proteins:
- a CDS encoding very short patch repair endonuclease, whose protein sequence is MAGNGWTPTEKGAHLRGRRTSNTKPEVDLRRAVHALGLRFRLHQRVVGRCTPDFVLPRWRLAVFVDGCFWHGCPKHSPAEFRGPNAEKWREKIDTNRVRDLRNNSLLEEAGWRVLRVWECEVKRSPTEAARRVEAAARAQ, encoded by the coding sequence GTGGCAGGCAACGGATGGACCCCAACCGAGAAGGGCGCCCACCTACGTGGCAGGCGGACCAGCAACACCAAACCCGAGGTTGATCTGCGACGTGCGGTGCATGCGCTGGGGCTGAGGTTTCGGCTGCACCAGCGCGTTGTCGGCCGCTGCACCCCCGACTTCGTGCTTCCCCGGTGGAGGCTTGCGGTCTTCGTCGACGGGTGCTTCTGGCACGGCTGCCCGAAACACTCACCCGCCGAGTTCAGGGGGCCGAACGCCGAGAAGTGGCGGGAGAAGATCGACACCAACCGTGTCCGTGACCTCCGGAACAACTCCCTGCTGGAGGAGGCCGGCTGGCGGGTCCTCCGTGTGTGGGAGTGTGAGGTCAAACGGAGCCCCACGGAGGCTGCCAGACGCGTGGAGGCGGCTGCCAGGGCTCAGTAG
- the dcm gene encoding DNA (cytosine-5-)-methyltransferase: MLTELIPDEEARVSFYGVKLHRSDVLQLGEHPEACTEETFLTWCEERIRAGAPLAVDLFSGAGGLSLGLENAGWTVAASVDFDQRALETHRANFPGLALKVDLGEPEQRERLITLFRQTSIDLIAGGPPCQPFSRAGRSKIRSLVEAGARDPEDLRKELWRAFLDVVVQVGPRAVLMENVPDMALGDDFRVVRTITESLENNGYFVQVRLVDAWRYGVPQHRKRLILLARRDSENFDWPEQTTPVYLNEAISDLPELPEDNPVGARELPYTPPEEPSQFVRFMRKEVTESNVVHDHMTRPVRPDDLEVFKLMTHETLYSDIPENLRRYRADSFDDKYKRLDGNSFSRAITAHIAKDGYWYIHPEQHRTLTVREAARIQTFPDHFRFAGTRSDAFRQIGNAVPPRLGEAAATVVRPSPGGKPVRNTWLELHRELVDWGLRQRNVRSWFLYPGPDVKQAVALVVSLVGPERTETHNLGWLLERLRGKVRITAEEFRILRDTVRNDRTKERLKQIEKATAEEGVWGDTDKLVGVLGLKPAEKALFRLLMGEDVMLAGQGPLRSAARVFGSMSDQINRLTDGRVEIARLIGGGEDAPVRMAALRHLSYTNCLPKKPLCSGCPLQNWCRFAERNRSPETLY; this comes from the coding sequence GTGCTCACTGAACTGATCCCTGACGAGGAGGCCCGGGTGTCGTTCTACGGAGTGAAACTGCACCGCAGTGACGTACTCCAACTCGGCGAGCATCCCGAGGCTTGTACCGAGGAAACCTTTCTCACCTGGTGTGAGGAAAGGATCCGTGCGGGGGCCCCTCTTGCCGTGGACCTCTTCTCGGGGGCAGGAGGGCTGAGCCTCGGCCTCGAGAACGCGGGTTGGACCGTTGCGGCGTCGGTCGACTTCGACCAGCGCGCGCTGGAGACCCACAGGGCGAACTTCCCGGGGCTCGCGCTGAAGGTTGACCTCGGTGAACCGGAGCAGCGGGAACGGCTCATCACCCTGTTCAGGCAGACGTCGATCGATCTGATCGCCGGAGGTCCGCCCTGTCAACCGTTCAGCAGGGCCGGACGTAGCAAGATCAGAAGTCTGGTCGAAGCCGGGGCAAGGGATCCCGAAGACCTGCGTAAAGAGCTGTGGCGTGCCTTCCTCGACGTCGTTGTGCAGGTCGGACCGCGCGCTGTGCTGATGGAGAACGTCCCCGACATGGCGCTCGGTGACGACTTCCGCGTGGTCCGGACCATCACCGAGTCCCTGGAGAACAACGGATACTTCGTCCAGGTGCGGCTGGTCGACGCCTGGAGGTACGGAGTACCCCAGCACCGCAAAAGACTGATCCTCCTGGCACGGCGAGACAGTGAGAACTTCGACTGGCCCGAGCAGACAACCCCGGTGTATCTCAACGAGGCGATCAGCGACCTTCCCGAACTTCCCGAGGACAATCCCGTGGGTGCCAGAGAGTTGCCCTACACACCTCCGGAGGAACCATCACAGTTCGTGCGGTTCATGAGGAAGGAAGTCACGGAGTCCAACGTCGTCCACGACCACATGACGAGGCCGGTCCGACCGGACGACCTCGAGGTCTTCAAACTCATGACCCACGAGACCCTGTACTCGGACATCCCCGAGAATCTGCGCCGCTACAGGGCTGACAGTTTCGACGACAAGTACAAGCGGCTGGACGGGAACAGCTTCAGCAGAGCCATCACGGCCCACATCGCCAAGGACGGATACTGGTACATCCATCCCGAGCAGCACAGGACCCTCACAGTGCGGGAAGCCGCCCGTATCCAGACCTTTCCCGACCACTTCCGCTTCGCGGGGACCCGTAGCGACGCTTTCCGTCAGATCGGCAATGCTGTGCCTCCCCGACTCGGGGAGGCCGCAGCCACGGTCGTCAGACCCTCTCCGGGTGGGAAGCCCGTCAGGAACACCTGGCTGGAGTTGCATCGGGAACTGGTGGATTGGGGGCTTCGGCAACGGAACGTAAGATCGTGGTTTCTCTATCCGGGGCCCGACGTGAAGCAGGCGGTGGCCTTGGTGGTGTCACTTGTCGGCCCTGAACGGACCGAGACACACAACCTCGGATGGCTGCTCGAACGACTCAGGGGAAAGGTCAGGATCACCGCGGAGGAGTTCCGTATCCTCCGTGACACCGTCCGCAACGACCGTACGAAGGAACGTCTCAAGCAGATCGAGAAGGCAACAGCAGAGGAGGGTGTCTGGGGGGACACCGACAAACTCGTTGGCGTGCTCGGTCTCAAACCGGCGGAGAAGGCCCTCTTCCGGTTGCTGATGGGAGAGGATGTCATGCTCGCCGGCCAGGGGCCGCTGAGATCGGCGGCAAGGGTCTTCGGCAGTATGTCGGACCAGATCAACCGGCTCACCGACGGACGTGTCGAGATCGCCCGTCTGATCGGTGGCGGTGAGGATGCTCCGGTGCGCATGGCAGCACTCCGGCATCTCTCATACACGAACTGTCTTCCCAAGAAGCCGCTGTGCAGTGGTTGCCCGCTACAGAACTGGTGTCGATTCGCCGAGAGGAACAGGAGTCCGGAGACGCTCTACTGA
- a CDS encoding AIPR family protein, whose protein sequence is MQGASVEEFAISLEQAVDDRLNEESGLHKRDVFVQVVSEYLIEDGTLEDLYVCYYVHPYGRSRVEVSGYAISDDGHVLDLVVADYGNYGQTVSRDQVRKRFRWAELFAEACRDGHHREMDESTPEFDMAQKIHSQWSDFDKIRIFLLTDGRSTFDNLPQSELGGIPVVQDLWDIERIRRLATSGRHEEPISVDFTELGGPLPCLPASTGEDDYQCLLTVIPGQVLADMYELYGAKLLQRNVRSFLQLRGKVNKGINETIRTAPERFLAYNNGISATATGVEFDGEKTRIVRLDDLQIVNGGQTTASLHHAAKRSRADLSRIWVTAKITVVRAGLLDELVPNISRYANSQNTINEADFEANSPFHVELERASRRVWAPAVAGGTRQSRWYYERARGQYDVDKSRRPTAAQKRAFAAEYPRQQRFTKTDAAKYEMTFRQAPHVVSLGAQKCFQRWTSEVVSNFTGVPDDEYFRKLVAKRILFEGARSEINRLNPKAGYLANVTTYTLARLVEDIDLEKVFALTWKQQEVPAEVIRAVQELSGPVRRVLLAAPGAGNVTEWCKKEDCWKSVLDIRWGGPSPTIARQQKK, encoded by the coding sequence GTGCAGGGCGCATCGGTCGAAGAGTTCGCCATCAGCCTCGAGCAGGCCGTGGACGACCGCCTCAACGAGGAGTCGGGTCTGCACAAACGTGACGTCTTCGTTCAGGTGGTCAGTGAGTACCTGATCGAGGACGGAACCCTGGAGGATCTGTACGTCTGCTACTACGTCCATCCGTACGGACGGAGCCGGGTGGAGGTGTCCGGCTATGCGATCAGCGACGACGGGCATGTACTGGACCTCGTGGTTGCGGATTACGGGAACTACGGTCAGACCGTCTCCCGCGACCAGGTGAGAAAGCGGTTCAGGTGGGCGGAGCTGTTCGCAGAAGCCTGCCGCGACGGACACCATCGGGAGATGGACGAATCCACTCCCGAGTTCGACATGGCCCAGAAGATTCACTCCCAGTGGTCAGATTTCGACAAGATCCGGATCTTCCTGCTCACAGATGGCCGTAGCACCTTCGACAACCTTCCCCAGAGCGAACTTGGGGGAATCCCCGTCGTCCAGGACCTGTGGGACATCGAACGGATCCGGCGACTGGCGACATCGGGGAGACACGAGGAGCCCATCTCCGTCGATTTCACCGAGTTGGGCGGGCCGCTGCCCTGTCTTCCTGCATCCACCGGAGAAGACGATTACCAGTGTCTTCTGACGGTCATTCCCGGACAGGTACTCGCCGACATGTACGAGTTGTACGGCGCAAAACTCCTCCAGAGGAACGTCCGCTCCTTCCTGCAGTTGCGGGGCAAGGTCAACAAGGGGATCAACGAGACGATCCGTACAGCCCCCGAACGGTTCCTGGCGTACAACAACGGAATCTCCGCAACGGCCACGGGTGTCGAGTTCGACGGGGAGAAGACCCGTATCGTCCGGCTGGACGACCTCCAGATTGTCAACGGAGGTCAGACGACCGCCTCGCTCCACCACGCTGCCAAACGAAGCCGTGCGGACCTCAGCAGGATCTGGGTAACAGCGAAGATCACGGTCGTCCGTGCGGGGTTGCTCGACGAACTCGTGCCGAACATCTCCAGGTATGCCAACTCCCAGAACACGATCAACGAGGCGGACTTCGAGGCGAACAGCCCTTTCCACGTCGAGTTGGAACGGGCGTCCCGAAGGGTCTGGGCCCCGGCCGTTGCGGGAGGCACACGTCAGAGTCGTTGGTACTACGAGCGTGCCCGGGGGCAGTACGACGTGGACAAGAGCCGTCGCCCCACGGCTGCCCAGAAGAGGGCCTTCGCTGCCGAGTACCCGAGGCAACAGCGCTTCACCAAGACCGACGCTGCCAAGTACGAGATGACGTTCCGACAGGCACCGCACGTGGTCAGCCTTGGGGCACAGAAGTGTTTCCAGCGCTGGACCTCTGAGGTGGTGTCGAATTTCACGGGTGTCCCGGATGACGAGTACTTCCGGAAGTTGGTCGCGAAGAGGATCCTCTTCGAGGGAGCACGGAGCGAAATCAACAGGCTGAACCCGAAAGCGGGCTACCTGGCCAACGTCACCACGTACACACTCGCCAGGCTGGTCGAGGACATCGATCTGGAGAAGGTCTTTGCTCTGACGTGGAAGCAACAGGAAGTACCCGCCGAGGTCATCAGGGCCGTGCAGGAACTGAGCGGCCCTGTACGCAGGGTGCTCCTCGCCGCTCCGGGGGCGGGCAATGTGACGGAGTGGTGCAAGAAGGAGGACTGCTGGAAGAGCGTTCTCGACATCAGGTGGGGAGGTCCGTCGCCCACCATCGCCCGACAGCAGAAAAAGTAG
- a CDS encoding PD-(D/E)XK motif protein, protein MASATPEQLEASFREAEANGCVGPGAIRRRLIPDSELDVFTEVRFPSREWVLLVGSDERTEDQDIILTTGLTCRTKNGSVEVIAESGTDRLLFCTLLADIVKQLETSTRTPVSALAHRIRAWRRMLGRGLHTGLTPEQRLGLYGELVVLREVLLPTLGEAAVRAWVGPSGGAKDFVLPPVAIEVKTVSSREPERCRISHERQLDSTGLTDLFLVHQVVGTSSDGVLLEELVDDLRCAPEVRAELPHFENCLLQAGWLDVHRSQYAGDRYALVRRRCFSVTDTFPRVTPADLPPAVSGVSYLVSLAVCGSHQVDEETVRAVVARTNQAKE, encoded by the coding sequence ATGGCCTCCGCCACACCCGAGCAGCTTGAGGCGTCCTTCCGTGAGGCCGAGGCGAATGGATGTGTCGGCCCGGGAGCAATCCGCCGTCGACTCATCCCGGATTCCGAACTGGACGTCTTCACGGAGGTCCGCTTTCCCAGCCGGGAGTGGGTGCTCCTGGTCGGCAGTGACGAGCGGACCGAGGACCAGGACATCATTCTGACAACAGGGCTGACCTGTCGGACGAAGAACGGTTCGGTTGAGGTCATAGCGGAGTCGGGAACCGACCGGCTGCTGTTCTGTACCCTCCTCGCCGACATTGTCAAGCAGTTGGAGACATCCACGAGAACACCGGTGAGCGCACTGGCTCACAGGATCAGAGCCTGGCGCCGAATGCTCGGCCGCGGCCTGCACACCGGTCTGACCCCCGAGCAACGCCTCGGTCTGTACGGTGAGCTGGTCGTGCTCCGTGAGGTACTGCTTCCCACACTGGGAGAGGCAGCAGTCAGGGCCTGGGTGGGTCCCTCCGGAGGAGCCAAGGACTTCGTGCTTCCTCCGGTTGCGATCGAGGTCAAAACCGTCTCCAGCAGGGAGCCGGAGCGGTGCCGGATCAGCCACGAGCGCCAGTTGGACTCGACTGGGCTGACCGATCTCTTCCTGGTTCACCAGGTGGTGGGAACGTCGTCGGACGGCGTCCTGCTCGAGGAGTTGGTCGATGACCTCCGTTGCGCTCCGGAAGTACGGGCAGAGCTCCCCCATTTCGAGAACTGCCTGCTCCAGGCGGGATGGCTGGATGTTCACCGCAGCCAGTACGCCGGTGACAGGTATGCGCTGGTCCGAAGACGGTGTTTCTCCGTGACTGACACTTTTCCACGGGTGACCCCCGCAGACCTTCCTCCAGCGGTGTCCGGTGTGTCATACCTTGTCAGTCTGGCAGTATGCGGCTCACACCAGGTGGACGAGGAGACGGTGCGAGCAGTGGTCGCGCGGACGAACCAGGCGAAGGAGTAG